Proteins from one Elgaria multicarinata webbii isolate HBS135686 ecotype San Diego chromosome 3, rElgMul1.1.pri, whole genome shotgun sequence genomic window:
- the IL17RB gene encoding interleukin-17 receptor B, giving the protein MDAAVAWVLLGAALSDWSTAGEAQPSITCHEENGPSPQLMMHHKHTPSDLSSISVEIVEIQGNCQLNITWIINADASIKHLSATKICMTLAHQECIRCDYTEEFPGQIRHDGQKWQFQYIGFSVEENKDYRINAFNLPPANINEDHPRKYIMKTSPDCQDNVLKYCNTCIEKGSLWDPNITVCYMESEVEVNFTTSRFCPTYRILICDPDPDSDDCSDHTVNTDKRNDTRISERIQMTGQKNKIFQELIPHFPKCGNDCRRYFTHQILCSEEPTNASILRYICILAASFLIVCIVAAVVYSKRRHGAVNNWAVFHPTVQKIPATILVVYSQEVCFQHIVLVFAEFLHECCQSNVVIDVWQKRRIAEIGPVQWLTTQKEIADKVIFLSPCHTSPTCDSACKTTIESHKNSECMFTLAFNLFCSDLKNQFSLHKYMVVSFNETNPAKSIPSPLNICPRYFLMKDIDSFCRDLCLSQSPRCDGETKSKCSWRFKMKRKLQVPRTKC; this is encoded by the exons TCCATTACATGTCATGAGGAAAATG GGCCTTCTCCCCAGTTGATGATGCATCACAAGCACACACCATCAGATCTTTCTAGTATCAGTGTCGAGATTGTGGAAATACAAGGGAACTGTCAACTTAATATAACCTGGATCATTAATGCAGATG CAAGCATCAAACACCTGAGTGCCACCAAGATATGTATGACACTTGCACACCAAGAATGTATTAGATGTGATTACACAGAAGAGTTTCCAGGCCAAATTAGGCATGATGGTCAGAAA TGGCAGTTCCAATACATTGGATTTTCTGTAGAAGAAAATAAAGATTACCGCATTAATGCTTTTAACCTACCACCAGCAAATATAAATGAAGATCATCCACGGAAATACATAATGAAAACGTCTCCAG ATTGTCAAGACAATGTATTGAAATATTGCAACACCTGCATAGAAAAAG GAAGCTTGTGGGACCCAAATATAACTGTATGCTACATGGAGTCAGAAGTAGAAGTGAATTTTACAACTAGTAGATTTTGTCCAACATATAGAATTTTAATTTGTGACCCCGACCCTGACTCTGACGACTGCAGTGATCACACTGTGAATACTGACAAG AGGAATGATACTAGAATTTCTGAAAGGATACAGATGACTGGTCAAAAGAACAAAATCTTTCAAGAG cTAATTCCTCATTTTCCAAAATGTGGAAATGACTGTCGAAGGTACTTTACCCATCAAATACTATGTTCTGAAGAACCTACCAATG CTTCTATACTCAGATATATTTGCATACTTGCTGCTTCCTTTCTGATAGTATGCATAGTTGCTGCTGTAGTATATTCCAAGAGGAGGCACG GTGCAGTCAACAACTGGGCTGTTTTCCATCCTACAGTGCAAAAAATACCTGCTACAATCCTTGTTGTATATTCCCAGGAAGTGTGTTTTCAGCATATTGTGCTCGTATTTGCTGAATTTCTGCATGAATGCTGCCAAAGTAATGTCGTAATAGATGTATGGCAAAAACGGAGAATTGCTGAAATAGGCCCAGTACAATGGCTTACTACTCAAAAAGAAATTGCTGATAAAGTAATTTTTCTCAGCCCATGCCATACAAGTCCTACATGTGATTCAGCTTGTAAAACAACTATAGAAAGTCACAAGAACTCTGAATGTATGTTCACTCTTGCGTTTAACCTCTTCTGCAGTGACTTGAAAAATCAGTTTTCTCTCCACAAATACATGGTTGTCTCTTTCAATGAAACAAATCCAGCTAAGAGTATCCCAAGTCCCTTGAACATCTGCCCGAGATATTTTCTAATGAAGGATATTGACTCCTTTTGTAGAGACCTTTGTCTTTCACAGagtccaaggtgtgatggagaaaCAAAGTCAAAGTGCAGCTGGAGATTTAAGATGAAACGTAAATTACAAGTGCCTAGGACTAAATGTTAG
- the ACTR8 gene encoding actin-related protein 8, which yields MTQAEKGEAAAAAAAENGKDKERDKEKEQRGAKRPIVPAAVPESLQEQIQSNFIVVIHPGSMTLRIGRATDTLPIGIPHIIARRHKQQGQPTYKDSWLLREGLNKPESTEQRQNGLKMVDQAIWSKKMSNGARRIPVSPDQARSYNRQMRPAILDHSSGTKWTNTAHHPEYVIGEEALYVNPLDCYNVHWPMRRGQLNLHSGPGGSLTAILADLEVIWSYAIQKYLEIPLKDLKYYRCILLIPDIYNKQHAKEIVNMILLKMGFSGIVVHQESVCTTFGSGLGSACVVDVGDQKTSVCCVEDGVSQRNTRLCLAYGGSDVSRCFYWLMQRAGFPYRDCQLAKKTDCLLLQQLKETFCHLDQDLSGLKDHEFQVRHPDSPALLYQLRLGDEKLQAPMALFYPATFGIVGQKMTSLQQRSQGDSEDPHDEQYLLATQSKQEQTAKATADRKTMSKPGGFEGDLRGQSASIAENLYPPEVELGSSHGDCIIGGNESEEPLTAHMSRKTAVSQFEGKALGLDKAILHSIDCCASDDTKKKMYSSILVVGGGLMFHKAQEFLQHRILNKMPPSFRRVVENVEVITRPKDMDPRLIAWKGGAVLACLDTTQELWIYQREWQRFGVRMLRERAAFVW from the exons ATGACTCAAGCGGAGAAGggggaagcggcggcggcggcggcggcagagaaCGGGAAGGACAAAGAGCGCgacaaggagaaggagcagcgCGGCGCCAAGAGGCCCATCGTCCCCGCCGCGGTGCCCGAGTCCCTTCAGGAG CAAATTCAGAGCAACTTCATTGTGGTAATCCATCCTGGTTCTATGACCTTAAGGATCGGAAGAGCTACAGACACACTGCCTATTGGCATCCCTCATATCATTGCAAGAAGACACAAGCAGCAAGGACAGCCCACGTACAAAGACAGTTGGCTTCTAAGAGAAGGACTCAAT aAACCCGAAAGTACTGAACAAAGACAGAATGGCCTTAAAATGGTTGACCAAGCAATATGGTCCAAAAAGATGTCAAATGGTGCCAGACGTATACCAGTGTCACCTGATCAG GCCCGGTCTTATAATAGACAGATGCGACCTGCTATTTTAGATCACAGCTCTGGGACAAAATGGACAAACACTGCCCATCACCCAGAATATGTCATTGGAGAAGAG GCATTGTATGTTAACCCTTTGGACTGTTACAATGTCCATTGGCCTATGCGACGAGGACAGTTGAACCTTCACTCAGGCCCTGGTGGTTCCCTCACCGCAATCCTAGCTGATCTTGAAGTTATATGGTCATATGCAATACAGAAATACTTAGAAATACCTCTGAAGGATTTAAAG TATTACAGATGCATTTTACTAATTCCAGACATCTATAATAAGCAGCATGCGAAAGAAATAGTCAATATGATCCTGTTGAAGATGGGCTTCTCAG GGATAGTGGTGCACCAGGAGTCTGTCTGCACTACCTTTGGCAGTGGCTTAGGTAGTGCCTGTGTTGTTGATGTGGGAGATCAGAAGACAAGCGTCTGCTGCGTCGAAGACGGTGTTTCACAGCGTAACACCAG attaTGCCTTGCATATGGAGGTTCTGATGTATCAAGATGTTTTTATTGGCTTATGCAGCGTGCTGGCTTCCCTTACAGAGACTGCCAGTTAGCTAAGAAGACAGACTGTCTTCTCCTCCAGCAGTTAAAAGAAACGTTTTGCCATTTAGACCAG GATTTATCTGGACTGAAAGATCATGAGTTCCAAGTCCGTCATCCAGATTCACCAGCTTTGTTATATCAGTTGCGCTTAGGAGATGAAAAACTACAG GCTCCAATGGCATTATTTTATCCAGCAACATTTGGAATTGTGGGGCAGAAAATGACGTCCTTGCAACAAAGATCGCAAGGCGATTCTGAGGATCCACATGATGAACAATATCTCTTAGCTACACAAAGTAAGCaggaacag actgCAAAAGCAACAGCTGACCGGAAGACCATGTCCAAGCCCGGTGGATTTGAGGGAGATCTGCGTGGCCAATCTGCAAGCATTGCTGAAAATCTCTATCCCCCTGAAGTGGAGTTAGGTTCTTCTCATGGCGACTGCATTATTGGTGGAAATGAGTCTGAAGAACCACTAACAGCTCACATGTCCAGAAAAACAGCTGTATCTCAGTTTGAAGGGAAAGCTTTAGGCCTCGACAAAGCGATTCTGCACAGCATTGACTGCTGTG CATCAGATGataccaaaaagaaaatgtataGTTCTATCCTGGTTGTAGGAGGTGGTCTGATGTTTCACAAAGCCCAAGAATTTCTTCAGCACAGAATTCTCAACAAAATGCCCCCTTCTTTCCGGAGAGTTGTTGAAAATGTAGAAGTCATTACAAGACCAAAG GACATGGATCCTCGTTTGATTGCTTGGAAAGGTGGAGCTGTTCTAGCCTGCCTGGATACAACACAGGAGCTCTGGATATATCAACGAGAATGGCAGCGCTTTGGTGTCCGTATGTTACGTGAAAGAGCTGCTTTTGTATGGtga